The Blautia hydrogenotrophica DSM 10507 genome window below encodes:
- the obgE gene encoding GTPase ObgE produces the protein MFADRAKIIIRSGKGGDGHVSFRRELYVPNGGPDGGDGGKGGDVIFEVDKGLNTLTDYRHRRKFHAQDGEPGGKRRCHGANGGDIILKVPEGTVVTEAQSGKVIADMSGENTRQIILRGGRGGKGNMHYATATMQVPKYAQPGQPAQELEVKLELKVIADVGLVGFPNVGKSTFLSRVTNAQPKIANYHFTTLSPNLGVVDLDNSGFVIADIPGLIEGASEGVGLGHEFLRHIERTRVIIHIVDAASTEGRDPIDDIYKINRELEAYNPEIAKRPQVIAANKIDAIYDETDSPVELLKMEFEPQGVKVFPISAVSGEGVRELLYHVQSLLNSTEQKPIVFEQEFFPEDVLITENLPYTVTVDETDAHTYIVEGPKIEKMLGYTNLDSEKGFAFFQRFLKDSGILQDLEKEGIQEGDTVRMYGFEFDYYK, from the coding sequence ATGTTTGCAGACAGAGCAAAGATAATCATCCGGTCTGGAAAGGGCGGAGACGGCCATGTGAGTTTTCGGCGAGAACTGTACGTCCCCAACGGAGGACCAGACGGCGGGGACGGCGGAAAAGGCGGCGACGTGATTTTTGAGGTGGATAAAGGTCTCAATACTCTGACTGACTATCGTCACCGTAGAAAATTTCATGCTCAGGACGGAGAGCCGGGCGGTAAACGCCGCTGCCACGGGGCCAATGGAGGAGATATTATTCTAAAAGTTCCAGAAGGAACCGTTGTGACGGAAGCCCAGAGTGGAAAAGTGATCGCCGATATGTCAGGAGAAAATACCCGTCAGATCATTTTGAGAGGCGGCCGTGGCGGCAAAGGAAATATGCACTATGCTACCGCTACCATGCAGGTGCCGAAATATGCTCAGCCTGGACAGCCTGCCCAGGAGCTGGAAGTAAAATTGGAATTAAAAGTGATTGCTGATGTGGGACTCGTAGGCTTCCCCAATGTGGGAAAATCTACCTTTCTGTCCAGAGTGACCAATGCACAGCCTAAGATTGCCAATTACCATTTCACAACTCTAAGTCCAAATCTGGGGGTTGTGGACCTTGATAACAGTGGTTTCGTCATTGCAGATATTCCTGGCTTGATCGAGGGAGCGTCTGAAGGTGTCGGTCTAGGCCATGAATTTTTGCGCCACATCGAGCGTACTCGCGTAATCATCCACATCGTTGATGCTGCTTCCACGGAAGGGAGAGACCCAATCGACGACATTTATAAGATTAACCGGGAGCTGGAAGCCTACAATCCAGAAATCGCCAAACGTCCTCAGGTAATCGCAGCCAATAAAATTGACGCTATTTACGATGAGACGGACAGTCCGGTAGAACTTTTAAAGATGGAATTTGAGCCCCAGGGCGTCAAAGTCTTCCCCATCTCGGCAGTCAGCGGGGAAGGTGTCAGAGAGCTTCTCTATCACGTACAGTCTCTGTTAAATTCCACAGAACAAAAGCCAATTGTTTTCGAACAAGAATTTTTCCCGGAGGACGTCCTCATCACAGAAAATCTGCCCTACACAGTCACGGTGGACGAAACGGATGCCCACACTTACATCGTGGAAGGCCCAAAGATCGAGAAGATGCTGGGGTATACCAATCTGGACTCCGAAAAGGGCTTCGCCTTTTTCCAGCGTTTCTTAAAGGACAGCGGTATTTTGCAGGACTTAGAAAAAGAAGGAATTCAGGAAGGCGACACTGTCCGCATGTACGGATTTGAATTTGACTATTATAAGTAG
- the nadD gene encoding nicotinate-nucleotide adenylyltransferase has translation MSQTRDEKRRRIGIMGGTFDPIHIGHLILGEKAYEQLGLEKVLFMPSGNPPHKRHRAGRASDEQRVEMVARAIAGNSHFELSTVEMHEDGYSYTYRTLEQLNHANTDVEYYFIIGADSLFNLDSWMKPERICAACTMVVATRNHTSVSKINSEMARLSQKYQGRFLRLDTLNIDVSSEMLRSWVQRGKSIRYYCTDSVVSYIEEQKIYRTPKE, from the coding sequence ATGAGCCAGACAAGAGACGAAAAACGCAGAAGAATCGGAATCATGGGGGGAACCTTCGACCCTATCCATATCGGTCATCTGATTTTAGGTGAGAAGGCATATGAACAATTAGGTCTGGAAAAAGTTCTATTTATGCCTTCTGGAAATCCGCCACACAAAAGACACCGAGCAGGCAGAGCTAGCGACGAGCAAAGAGTAGAGATGGTAGCTAGGGCCATCGCAGGAAACAGCCATTTTGAGCTTTCTACTGTGGAAATGCATGAAGATGGGTATTCCTATACCTACCGGACTTTAGAACAGTTAAATCACGCAAATACAGACGTAGAATACTATTTTATCATTGGAGCAGATTCTCTGTTTAATCTGGACAGCTGGATGAAGCCAGAGCGTATCTGTGCCGCATGTACAATGGTCGTAGCTACCCGTAATCACACCTCTGTCTCTAAGATCAACAGTGAGATGGCACGGCTTAGCCAAAAGTACCAGGGTAGATTCCTCAGACTGGACACTCTGAATATCGATGTCTCCTCAGAAATGCTCCGAAGCTGGGTACAGAGGGGAAAAAGTATTCGATATTACTGTACAGATTCCGTAGTCTCCTATATCGAGGAGCAGAAAATATATAGAACGCCAAAGGAGTGA
- the yqeK gene encoding bis(5'-nucleosyl)-tetraphosphatase (symmetrical) YqeK: MAIYDLYQMQKKLEKYLDENRFLHTLGVMYTCAALAMVHDCDLVDAQVAGLLHDSAKCIPNKKKLSMCAKYGISITEFEREHPFLIHAKLGAYIAKEKYGIQNPEILSAITWHTTGKPKMSKLEKIVYVADYIEPQRDKAPHLDSIRRLAFQDLDECIHEILKDTLAYLDGGPGDIDNATREAYSYYHEIHQNRKQEEENEYRKRNG, translated from the coding sequence ATGGCGATATATGATCTGTATCAAATGCAGAAAAAACTAGAAAAATATTTGGATGAAAATCGTTTTCTCCATACGTTAGGAGTCATGTATACCTGTGCCGCTCTGGCAATGGTTCACGACTGTGATCTAGTGGACGCGCAGGTGGCAGGGCTGCTTCATGACAGCGCAAAATGTATCCCCAACAAAAAAAAGCTGAGTATGTGCGCGAAATATGGAATTTCCATCACAGAATTTGAGAGAGAGCACCCCTTTTTGATTCACGCAAAGCTCGGGGCCTACATTGCCAAAGAAAAATATGGTATTCAAAATCCGGAAATTCTAAGCGCAATCACTTGGCACACAACTGGAAAACCAAAGATGTCCAAGTTGGAGAAAATCGTCTATGTTGCGGACTATATTGAGCCCCAAAGAGACAAAGCACCGCATCTTGACTCCATACGCAGACTTGCCTTTCAAGATTTAGATGAATGTATTCATGAAATTTTAAAGGATACATTAGCTTATCTGGATGGCGGACCCGGGGATATTGACAATGCTACGAGAGAAGCATATAGTTATTATCATGAAATCCATCAAAATCGAAAACAGGAGGAAGAGAATGAGTATAGGAAAAGAAATGGCTAG
- the rpmA gene encoding 50S ribosomal protein L27 codes for MMKMNLQLFAHKKGVGSTKNGRDSESKRLGAKRADGQFVKAGNILYRQRGTKIHPGLNVGCGRDYTLYALTDGVVRYTRKGRDKKQVSIVPVSE; via the coding sequence ATGATGAAAATGAACCTTCAGCTTTTTGCTCATAAGAAAGGAGTTGGTTCTACCAAAAACGGTAGAGATTCCGAGTCCAAGAGATTAGGTGCGAAAAGAGCGGACGGACAGTTTGTAAAAGCTGGTAATATTCTTTACAGACAGCGTGGAACCAAGATTCATCCAGGTTTAAACGTGGGATGCGGTAGAGATTATACTTTGTATGCTTTGACAGATGGTGTTGTGAGATATACCAGAAAAGGAAGAGATAAGAAACAGGTTTCTATCGTTCCGGTATCTGAGTAA
- a CDS encoding MFS transporter produces MNNNKRWSYLIAGTVMLLFLGLIYAWSIFKAPFNEIYTDWTESQLSLTFTISMIFFCLGGFFSGILLKKFPARIVLWFSAALLFIGFFGVSRLNPEQSRSSLMLLYVMYGFFCGGGVGIGYNAVISTVNKWFVDRPGIASGLMLMGFGLGGIILGSAVNTMIKAVGLFTTFLLLAVIVTVILILGSFFMKTPPKVASKNMESSAEEIPSTTTAEMLKSPAFWLFVIWAILLNSAGLLVINSAATIAIAFGAPAVVGLVVSLCNGAGRVIMGSFFDKFGPKPSLFLNVCFTFSAGLFLFLGAVKLGIPFILIGLLIAGIAYGSTPTLGSAFVHRQFGPKYYPVNFSLSNFALIPAAIIGPMISSILIERSGGAYDSTFIMIMLLAIIALVVYLVLNRYLKKS; encoded by the coding sequence ATGAACAACAATAAGAGATGGAGTTATCTGATTGCTGGAACAGTTATGCTTTTGTTTCTGGGGTTGATCTATGCCTGGTCCATTTTCAAGGCTCCTTTCAATGAAATTTATACGGATTGGACAGAATCACAGCTGTCCTTGACCTTCACCATATCCATGATATTTTTCTGTCTCGGAGGATTTTTCTCAGGAATACTCCTGAAAAAGTTCCCGGCGAGAATCGTGCTGTGGTTTTCCGCAGCTTTGCTGTTTATTGGATTTTTTGGAGTATCCAGATTAAATCCAGAGCAGTCTCGATCAAGTCTTATGCTTTTGTACGTCATGTATGGATTTTTCTGCGGAGGTGGTGTCGGCATTGGTTACAACGCCGTCATCAGTACAGTCAATAAATGGTTTGTGGACCGTCCAGGAATTGCCTCAGGTCTGATGCTGATGGGCTTTGGACTCGGTGGTATCATTCTGGGAAGTGCAGTGAACACTATGATCAAAGCTGTGGGACTGTTCACCACATTTTTGCTATTGGCAGTGATTGTGACCGTCATCTTAATTCTGGGTTCCTTCTTCATGAAAACACCGCCGAAAGTTGCCTCCAAAAACATGGAGTCGTCGGCAGAAGAAATTCCCAGCACCACGACCGCCGAAATGTTAAAGTCGCCTGCGTTCTGGCTGTTTGTAATCTGGGCAATTCTGCTGAATTCCGCCGGTCTTTTGGTAATCAACAGTGCGGCTACCATTGCGATTGCCTTTGGTGCTCCGGCAGTCGTCGGTCTAGTCGTCTCACTGTGCAACGGTGCCGGAAGAGTGATTATGGGAAGTTTTTTCGATAAGTTCGGCCCAAAACCGTCTTTGTTCCTAAATGTTTGCTTTACGTTCTCTGCCGGCCTTTTCCTGTTTTTAGGCGCGGTAAAACTAGGGATTCCTTTTATCTTAATCGGTCTTCTAATCGCGGGAATTGCTTATGGGAGCACTCCTACGCTGGGGTCTGCTTTTGTGCACAGACAGTTCGGCCCGAAATATTATCCGGTGAATTTCAGCCTCTCAAACTTTGCTCTGATTCCAGCTGCAATCATCGGTCCTATGATCTCTAGTATACTGATTGAACGTTCTGGTGGTGCCTATGATTCCACCTTTATCATGATTATGTTGCTGGCCATTATCGCTTTGGTTGTATATCTGGTCTTAAATAGATATCTCAAAAAGTCTTGA
- the rsfS gene encoding ribosome silencing factor, whose product MSIGKEMARTACKALDEKKALDLKIIDIAEVSTIADYFVIASGSNQNQVQAMVDNVEEKLAKAGYEPKQIEGTRSSSWILMDYGDLIVHVFDEENRLFYDLERIWRDGKEIDLEALAEE is encoded by the coding sequence ATGAGTATAGGAAAAGAAATGGCTAGGACAGCCTGCAAAGCTCTAGACGAAAAGAAGGCTCTGGATTTAAAAATCATCGATATCGCAGAGGTTTCCACAATCGCAGATTACTTTGTTATCGCCAGCGGCAGTAACCAAAATCAAGTGCAGGCCATGGTCGACAACGTGGAAGAGAAGCTCGCAAAAGCAGGCTACGAGCCAAAGCAAATCGAAGGCACACGCAGTTCCAGTTGGATTCTGATGGATTATGGAGATCTGATTGTCCATGTGTTTGACGAGGAAAACCGCCTTTTCTACGATTTGGAAAGAATCTGGAGAGACGGAAAAGAAATTGATCTGGAAGCATTAGCAGAAGAGTAG
- the lexA gene encoding transcriptional repressor LexA: MGYGKITDKQREILEYIKNEILNRGFPPSVREICEAVELKSTSSVHAHLETLEKNGYIRRDPTKPRTIEILDDNFNLLRREMVNVPVVGTVTAGQPILAVENIESYFPVPAEFMPNQQCFILNVQGESMVNAGILDGDQVLVQQQPDAQNGEIVVALLGEEATVKRFYKEKNCYRLQPENDTMEPIIVDSDQEFKILGKVFGVFRLFE; this comes from the coding sequence ATGGGATATGGAAAAATTACAGATAAACAAAGAGAAATATTAGAGTACATAAAAAACGAAATTTTGAATCGAGGCTTTCCGCCTTCCGTCCGAGAAATTTGTGAGGCGGTAGAGCTGAAATCCACCTCCTCTGTGCACGCACATTTGGAGACGTTAGAGAAAAACGGTTACATACGCCGTGACCCGACGAAGCCCCGGACCATTGAGATCTTAGACGACAACTTTAATCTTCTACGCCGGGAGATGGTGAATGTACCGGTTGTGGGGACAGTGACTGCCGGTCAGCCTATTCTGGCAGTGGAAAACATCGAGAGCTACTTTCCTGTGCCTGCTGAGTTTATGCCAAACCAACAGTGTTTTATTCTGAATGTCCAGGGAGAAAGTATGGTCAATGCTGGAATTCTCGATGGAGACCAAGTGCTGGTACAACAACAGCCAGACGCGCAGAACGGAGAAATTGTTGTGGCTCTTTTAGGAGAAGAAGCCACCGTAAAACGCTTCTACAAAGAAAAAAATTGTTATCGACTCCAACCTGAGAATGATACCATGGAACCGATCATTGTGGATTCCGATCAGGAATTTAAGATTTTGGGAAAAGTGTTCGGTGTGTTCCGTCTATTTGAGTGA
- the yhbY gene encoding ribosome assembly RNA-binding protein YhbY, producing MTSKQRAYLKGLAMKIEPILQLGKNGVTPENTASVNEALEARELIKISVLQNCLYDPREMAEVLAERTQSQVVQVIGKKIILYREGKKEKKKIELPR from the coding sequence ATGACAAGTAAACAAAGAGCCTACCTAAAAGGGCTGGCGATGAAGATAGAGCCAATTCTTCAATTGGGTAAAAATGGTGTGACTCCGGAAAATACTGCCTCTGTGAATGAGGCGCTAGAGGCCAGGGAGCTGATTAAAATTTCCGTGCTACAAAATTGCCTGTACGATCCCCGTGAGATGGCCGAAGTACTTGCAGAGCGCACACAGTCACAGGTGGTGCAGGTGATTGGCAAAAAAATTATCTTGTACAGAGAAGGAAAAAAAGAGAAAAAGAAAATAGAGCTTCCCCGCTGA
- the rplU gene encoding 50S ribosomal protein L21 translates to MYAIIATGGKQYKVSEGDIIKVEKLGVEAGETVTFGDVLAVSNDGLKVGSDVANASVTASVIENGKGKKIVVYKYKRKTGYHKKNGHRQQYTKVKIEKINA, encoded by the coding sequence ATGTACGCAATTATTGCAACAGGTGGTAAACAGTACAAAGTATCCGAAGGCGATATCATTAAGGTTGAGAAACTTGGTGTGGAAGCCGGAGAAACTGTTACTTTCGGTGATGTCCTTGCAGTCAGCAATGACGGTCTGAAAGTGGGCAGCGATGTGGCAAATGCCAGCGTTACCGCTTCTGTAATTGAAAACGGCAAAGGTAAAAAAATTGTCGTTTACAAATACAAGAGAAAAACTGGATATCACAAGAAAAACGGACACAGACAGCAGTACACCAAAGTTAAGATCGAAAAGATCAACGCTTAA
- a CDS encoding ribosomal-processing cysteine protease Prp, with protein sequence MIRVTVEKSNDTYVSFRSKGHAGYAPAGEDIVCAAVSALIITTVNSIETFTEDAMELKEDDGYLFFRFTGVVSAQTRLLIDSLVLGLSQIQESCDNKYLEVITKEV encoded by the coding sequence ATGATTCGTGTAACAGTTGAAAAAAGCAATGACACATACGTAAGCTTTCGTTCAAAAGGACATGCTGGTTACGCCCCAGCAGGAGAGGACATCGTATGCGCGGCAGTCTCCGCGTTGATTATCACGACTGTCAACTCCATAGAGACTTTCACAGAGGATGCTATGGAGTTGAAGGAAGATGACGGATATCTGTTCTTTCGATTCACGGGTGTGGTCAGTGCTCAGACCAGATTGCTGATAGATTCGTTGGTATTAGGACTGAGTCAGATTCAGGAAAGCTGCGATAATAAGTATTTAGAGGTAATAACCAAGGAGGTGTAA